A region of Brevinema andersonii DNA encodes the following proteins:
- a CDS encoding undecaprenyl-diphosphate phosphatase, translating into MSKISIFILLSVVQGLTEFLPVSSSGHLYLFSLLFGQEKSDFLYVLCLHAGTALAALCFFRREIWAILRGLVDFFLKKNTLKSHYALKWVGLIAVVSLPTLTAGLVLRPYIENLSVWTPFMMIVTGVILWSTQFARNKHLSLRNFSFKNAFLVGVAQSFGLLTGISRSGITISTALFLGSTPKFAGKLSFLASFVPIFGALFFELFHASKQELSVSWKMLASGFVTAFFVGLFSLRFLMAVLNSKKFYLFAYYCFTVAITAIAILKGFP; encoded by the coding sequence ATGTCTAAAATTTCAATTTTTATCTTGTTATCTGTTGTACAGGGGTTAACGGAATTTCTTCCTGTATCAAGCTCCGGCCATCTTTATTTGTTTTCTTTGCTGTTTGGGCAAGAAAAGTCTGATTTTCTTTATGTTTTGTGTCTTCATGCGGGCACTGCATTAGCGGCATTGTGTTTTTTCCGCAGGGAAATATGGGCTATTCTACGCGGGCTGGTTGACTTTTTTTTGAAAAAAAATACTTTGAAATCTCATTATGCTTTGAAGTGGGTTGGACTTATTGCTGTGGTTTCATTACCCACACTTACGGCAGGTTTAGTTTTGCGTCCTTATATTGAAAATCTTAGCGTATGGACTCCTTTTATGATGATTGTAACAGGTGTTATTCTTTGGAGCACCCAATTTGCTCGTAATAAACACCTTTCGTTGAGGAATTTCTCTTTTAAAAATGCATTTTTAGTGGGTGTTGCTCAAAGTTTCGGATTACTGACTGGCATTTCACGTTCTGGTATTACAATATCTACAGCACTTTTTCTTGGAAGCACTCCAAAATTTGCTGGCAAATTATCTTTTCTTGCCTCTTTTGTGCCGATCTTTGGTGCTTTGTTTTTTGAACTTTTTCATGCTTCCAAACAGGAACTTTCTGTTTCTTGGAAAATGTTAGCATCTGGTTTTGTAACAGCCTTTTTTGTCGGACTTTTTTCACTAAGGTTTTTAATGGCTGTCCTTAACTCTAAAAAATTCTATCTTTTTGCATATTACTGCTTTACTGTTGCAATCACTGCAATAGCAATACTAAAAGGATTTCCATGA
- a CDS encoding DNA translocase FtsK — protein sequence MIRAIISYSLIIFSLILSIALATFSPNDVAGLSSSTNIHAMNWLGIVGAQIAEAFILFYGQASWLWVLFSLIIGLRLIFGIFPKTLLNYFFSTQYLSILTAICLSCIYGSESYLKGGIFGAMVYQALKSIFPDTILQTFFWIMLIVSVIALWKFPHTLWKKFMTYRRAAHQQKQWDKAEEWIYVDKQPVEIFEEPIEHHQEDQTFYLNKKRLTRPEEPSFLRDVDVDLTDSYKNPPNPFYDVLEENRLELDDMPEIHTEYTVPPDSLDELENVKVFRIPAVERNEEHQKYMPQLPDDYNRTEDFVKPAHKTIRLSLDKGFIDTVEYEQESERHLKNKEADIRRTETRILELDNELYVVDTPAKACNDVLISNVQYMKTLSLSDNDVAFDKLIAQKEILLDEYGFYKGEKFSQNYSSTEEIADPYRLILPEIFESPDQDIFHSNAGESRELTEAETQLINNLDHRNQQKIQQKNAFQEKIRRKQQELADQYHQLYMLDEQEKNLISQLESELRAKFQHQQELREKLHKKQQELAELYHSQQPIQGEVIFDMLTEQIDEQLTHKPNVNFSIFDDDAVEELGDEIRLLKGNDKISVSESEVQEIPISVFDDFFLEQDKIPISIPEYNFTHQEFDDAPADNETTVPEPIENVQISKDLLDEMIMPEPSDDMPTLDEIADTVDTEEIEIKEEDIIETEEETADFEEGIENTVSSFEDEDLDLPASAPPRDWEKVFTYEPTAPVALEFENELIDNMDTDISEDADRTVDDIDQNIIQELEDDPIEINEADNITESEDEAAYEEILFDDIQSSIEDQEEDVAHEFSKEKHVSPWENVDLHESEIVPIVIESVEIGSLEEKFNIDEEKESIVSADSPLMVEEIPNLIPEISDLDQNEAALLPRFTTQSYLVATDEYPVDHSLGKPIEIVFPKVEDLDPNLEIVFHELEDDEIEETIRMIEDTFESFNIRMKVVDYSRGPAITRFELEPPPGLKLRTIRNLQDDLALQAGTSNIRIISPVEGRSYIGIEVPNKIRRQFLLRQFIESSEFQQSDAALPLILGTDIGGKVLVSDLATTPHLLVAGTTGSGKSVYINALIMGLLFKLSADDLKFIMIDPKMVELELYNGIPHLLAPIITKPEEAMASLEWAVNEMDRRYKILSENGVRNIKEYQSLVESSLFGAEESGYEKLPYIVIIIDEFANLMLRSPKDTEKNISRLAAMARAVGMHLVVATQRPSVDVVTGVIKANFPCRVAFRVSSKIDSRTILDKNGAEALLGRGDMLFMSPEHMDTVRIQSPYVSGHDVETVVSAVKKNGPPNYAIDFEELLSANKDSIQDGSKTDALTDPLFAEVLRYAVDSGEISASAIQRRFRVGYNRASRLIETMKDLNIVMPPVSAGKGWQVLISKDQIADYIDF from the coding sequence ATGATAAGGGCTATTATTTCTTACTCACTGATTATTTTTTCTTTAATTCTGTCTATAGCGTTAGCAACATTTTCCCCCAATGATGTAGCTGGTTTGTCTTCATCTACAAACATTCATGCTATGAATTGGTTGGGTATTGTTGGTGCTCAAATTGCTGAAGCATTTATTCTATTTTACGGGCAAGCATCTTGGTTATGGGTATTGTTTTCTTTAATTATAGGTTTGCGTTTGATTTTTGGAATTTTTCCTAAAACTTTACTGAATTATTTTTTTTCTACACAATATTTATCTATATTAACAGCGATTTGTTTATCATGTATTTATGGTTCTGAATCTTATCTTAAGGGAGGAATTTTTGGTGCTATGGTATACCAAGCACTGAAGTCAATTTTCCCCGACACTATACTTCAGACATTTTTTTGGATAATGCTAATTGTTTCTGTTATAGCTTTATGGAAGTTTCCTCATACTTTATGGAAAAAATTTATGACATACAGGCGTGCTGCTCATCAACAAAAACAATGGGATAAAGCTGAAGAATGGATTTATGTTGATAAGCAGCCAGTAGAAATTTTTGAAGAGCCGATTGAGCATCATCAAGAAGATCAAACTTTTTATCTTAACAAAAAACGTCTTACACGCCCAGAAGAGCCCTCTTTTTTGCGAGATGTTGATGTTGATTTGACGGACTCTTATAAAAACCCGCCCAATCCTTTTTACGATGTTTTAGAAGAAAATCGCTTAGAACTTGATGATATGCCGGAAATTCATACAGAATATACGGTGCCACCTGATTCTTTAGATGAACTGGAAAATGTAAAAGTGTTTCGAATTCCTGCGGTTGAACGAAATGAAGAACATCAAAAATATATGCCCCAATTGCCAGATGATTATAATCGTACGGAAGATTTTGTCAAGCCAGCACATAAAACTATTCGTTTATCATTGGATAAAGGGTTTATTGACACTGTTGAGTATGAACAGGAATCGGAGCGGCATCTTAAAAATAAAGAAGCTGATATCCGTCGCACGGAGACTAGAATATTAGAACTTGATAATGAATTATATGTTGTGGACACACCAGCAAAAGCATGTAATGATGTGTTAATTTCCAATGTGCAATATATGAAGACATTAAGTTTGTCGGATAATGATGTTGCTTTTGATAAGTTGATTGCGCAAAAAGAAATATTGTTAGATGAATATGGTTTTTATAAGGGCGAAAAATTTAGTCAAAATTACTCTTCTACGGAAGAAATTGCTGATCCTTATCGTTTAATTCTGCCGGAAATTTTTGAATCTCCAGATCAAGATATTTTCCATTCAAATGCTGGTGAATCACGAGAATTAACAGAAGCAGAAACTCAATTGATTAATAATTTGGATCATAGAAACCAACAGAAAATACAACAGAAAAATGCATTTCAAGAGAAAATCCGTCGTAAACAACAAGAATTAGCGGATCAATATCATCAATTATACATGCTGGATGAACAGGAGAAGAATTTAATTTCTCAATTGGAATCGGAATTGCGAGCAAAATTCCAGCATCAGCAAGAACTTCGCGAAAAACTGCACAAGAAACAGCAGGAATTAGCGGAATTGTATCACAGCCAACAACCTATTCAAGGTGAGGTTATTTTTGATATGTTGACCGAACAAATTGATGAACAGCTAACGCATAAACCAAATGTCAACTTTTCTATTTTCGACGATGATGCAGTAGAAGAGTTAGGAGATGAAATTCGTTTGTTGAAAGGAAACGATAAAATATCTGTTTCTGAGTCTGAAGTACAAGAAATACCGATTTCTGTATTTGATGATTTCTTTCTTGAACAGGATAAAATTCCTATTTCTATTCCGGAATATAATTTTACACATCAAGAGTTTGATGATGCTCCTGCCGATAACGAAACCACTGTTCCTGAGCCTATTGAAAATGTGCAAATTAGTAAAGATCTTCTTGATGAAATGATAATGCCAGAGCCTTCTGACGACATGCCAACACTTGATGAGATAGCGGATACTGTTGATACTGAGGAAATAGAAATAAAAGAAGAGGATATTATTGAGACTGAAGAAGAAACTGCAGATTTTGAAGAAGGCATTGAAAATACGGTATCATCCTTCGAAGATGAGGATTTAGATTTGCCGGCAAGCGCTCCACCCAGAGATTGGGAGAAAGTTTTTACTTATGAACCTACAGCTCCTGTAGCTTTGGAATTTGAAAACGAACTAATAGATAATATGGATACAGATATTTCTGAAGATGCTGACAGAACAGTAGATGATATTGATCAAAACATAATCCAAGAGTTAGAAGATGATCCTATCGAAATCAATGAAGCTGATAATATAACTGAATCGGAAGATGAAGCTGCTTATGAAGAAATTTTATTTGATGATATACAATCGTCGATAGAAGACCAAGAAGAGGATGTTGCTCATGAATTTTCTAAAGAAAAACATGTATCTCCGTGGGAAAATGTAGATCTGCATGAATCAGAGATAGTGCCTATTGTTATAGAATCTGTTGAAATAGGTTCTCTTGAAGAAAAATTCAATATTGATGAAGAAAAAGAATCTATTGTTTCTGCTGATTCCCCCCTGATGGTTGAGGAAATTCCTAATTTGATTCCGGAAATATCAGATTTAGACCAAAATGAAGCGGCACTTTTACCTAGATTTACTACTCAAAGTTATTTGGTAGCTACAGATGAATATCCTGTGGATCATTCACTGGGCAAGCCAATAGAAATTGTCTTTCCTAAAGTTGAGGATTTAGATCCTAATTTAGAAATTGTTTTTCACGAACTTGAAGACGATGAGATTGAGGAAACGATCCGCATGATTGAAGATACTTTTGAAAGTTTTAATATCCGTATGAAAGTAGTCGATTATAGTCGTGGTCCTGCTATTACGAGATTTGAATTGGAACCTCCTCCCGGGTTGAAACTCCGTACGATCCGCAATTTACAGGATGATCTGGCATTGCAAGCTGGTACATCAAATATTCGAATTATCAGTCCCGTAGAAGGTAGAAGTTATATAGGAATTGAAGTTCCGAATAAAATCAGAAGACAATTTTTGCTGCGTCAGTTTATTGAAAGTTCAGAATTTCAGCAGTCCGATGCTGCTCTTCCCTTGATTTTAGGTACCGATATAGGTGGTAAAGTGTTAGTCAGTGACCTTGCAACAACACCACATTTATTGGTTGCAGGTACTACCGGAAGTGGTAAGAGTGTTTATATTAATGCGCTGATTATGGGACTGTTGTTCAAGCTGTCAGCCGATGATCTAAAATTTATCATGATTGATCCCAAAATGGTTGAGTTAGAGCTTTATAACGGCATTCCTCATCTTTTGGCACCAATTATTACCAAGCCCGAAGAGGCGATGGCATCTCTAGAATGGGCTGTTAATGAAATGGACCGACGGTATAAAATTTTGTCGGAAAACGGTGTGCGTAATATTAAAGAATATCAAAGTTTGGTAGAAAGTTCTCTGTTCGGCGCTGAAGAATCTGGTTATGAAAAGCTTCCTTATATTGTTATTATTATCGACGAATTTGCTAATTTAATGCTTCGTTCACCTAAGGATACAGAGAAAAATATTTCACGTCTTGCAGCAATGGCACGGGCTGTGGGTATGCATTTAGTAGTTGCGACGCAGCGGCCGTCGGTGGATGTTGTTACAGGTGTCATAAAAGCGAATTTTCCGTGCAGAGTTGCGTTTCGTGTGAGTTCAAAGATAGATTCGCGTACAATTCTTGATAAAAATGGTGCGGAAGCATTGTTAGGTCGTGGCGATATGCTGTTTATGTCACCTGAGCATATGGATACTGTGCGCATTCAGTCGCCTTATGTGTCTGGGCATGATGTTGAAACGGTTGTAAGTGCTGTCAAAAAGAATGGACCTCCTAATTATGCGATTGATTTTGAAGAATTACTTTCTGCTAATAAAGACAGTATCCAAGATGGGTCTAAAACTGATGCATTAACTGATCCTTTGTTTGCAGAAGTATTACGTTATGCGGTTGATAGCGGTGAAATTTCTGCATCTGCTATCCAAAGGCGTTTTAGAGTGGGTTATAATAGGGCATCGCGTCTTATCGAAACTATGAAGGATCTTAATATTGTTATGCCGCCTGTTAGTGCCGGCAAAGGCTGGCAGGTGCTTATTTCCAAAGATCAGATTGCCGATTATATCGATTTTTAA
- a CDS encoding DUF2225 domain-containing protein has translation MNEKVQRVTFFSKNLITCPACGTEFQREELQTGRGRINAGDLTDELRRLYIPTQKYGTVNPLIYPIVVCPECFFAGLPSDMQKMTEVQISKINKDKGNRLNLIRKIFGETLNFRDYRNVITGLGSYILAFMNTIHLPKEFSPTARRGLYTLRAAWLADDVYKKTNLDHFKKLRQEMYRQALINYENALERQMKNIEPFDGFVWMGPDVDTNFGYDGILYITAILTLKNLDLFISCEEQINKIGRAKIVLSKIFGIGKSNKEKPKALVSLSKNLYMTANNILKNFSDQGIDISAAETEEDQHENI, from the coding sequence GTGAACGAAAAAGTTCAACGCGTTACCTTTTTTTCAAAAAATCTCATTACTTGTCCTGCATGCGGTACAGAATTTCAACGCGAGGAACTACAAACCGGCAGAGGCCGTATCAACGCAGGCGACTTGACTGATGAACTGCGGCGTCTCTACATTCCGACTCAGAAATATGGTACAGTAAATCCTCTTATATATCCTATTGTTGTGTGTCCTGAGTGTTTTTTTGCGGGGTTGCCTAGTGATATGCAGAAAATGACAGAAGTTCAGATTTCCAAAATCAACAAAGACAAAGGTAACCGCTTGAATCTGATTCGGAAAATTTTCGGGGAAACATTGAATTTTAGAGACTACCGTAATGTCATTACGGGATTAGGATCGTATATTCTGGCCTTTATGAATACAATTCACCTGCCTAAGGAATTTTCACCTACTGCACGGCGAGGGTTATATACGCTACGTGCGGCATGGCTTGCAGACGATGTTTATAAAAAAACAAATTTAGACCATTTCAAAAAACTTCGACAAGAAATGTATCGTCAAGCGTTGATTAATTATGAAAATGCTTTAGAACGTCAAATGAAAAATATTGAACCTTTTGACGGATTTGTCTGGATGGGTCCTGATGTAGATACCAATTTCGGTTATGATGGCATACTTTACATCACAGCTATTCTTACACTTAAAAATCTCGACCTCTTTATTAGTTGCGAAGAGCAAATCAACAAAATAGGTCGTGCAAAAATCGTATTGTCGAAAATTTTCGGAATAGGAAAATCAAATAAAGAAAAGCCAAAAGCCCTTGTTTCCCTATCAAAAAATCTCTATATGACCGCTAACAACATCCTGAAAAATTTTTCTGATCAAGGCATAGATATCAGTGCCGCAGAAACCGAAGAGGACCAGCATGAAAATATATAA
- a CDS encoding tetratricopeptide repeat protein — translation MKIYNKSLILFFVIFLVSSQVSSNTHQIEQQIKEALDIDNYAVAETLLKDLLKLNPENSTAYLLSAELYYKTGNFEESISNINRALYYAPQNVQNYILAGNIYRQSGKYQEAADAYNKALEIDPGIAETYYEFSLLRFQELKIMDAQRLLNLSESFNPKAWQNNILKARLAQHQSKSNLAQQIFLETIAQFPQEVGILHALADYYIDEKNYAKAVAVLKEANTRFGKSVKRDIQIADLLFIKQKFSEALTYYQNIKNVFSNVAYPIAASVNWNLYKLYLIQNDSNNAEISLKTAFELSPGNQMYHSIYAFFLAKKYPPSHENRISLTKYFEQTAKKNKKKGLSSYYLTLLKTIILLDPFNDQAYHELLEFAKIKKNEFQVTDILKQIAKYSTNKKAITTLEIRDRWAKTGRLNQKEHKLYQYKILFFIDENQEYYAQHFSDILEFLNPMFPKFELQTKINKNFALESRSFFRTNTNNGLIIHLSNDKDNHIKALFFDKKGLLVKNREFNYHSSSFTENALQLLKAVSQYLVPIAYIEKRLPDSSFETDLGSSYGITNNQLLSVFDENFQLITELTVLETQLYSSKARLNSTPANLDSAEILYTTPKYLDKEFYIDPVRLFIGEYNDTFPLNPTPKYN, via the coding sequence ATGAAAATATATAACAAAAGCTTAATATTGTTTTTCGTTATATTTTTAGTATCCTCACAAGTATCCAGTAATACTCATCAAATAGAGCAGCAGATCAAAGAAGCTCTTGATATCGATAATTATGCTGTTGCTGAAACATTGCTAAAAGATTTATTAAAACTTAACCCAGAAAATTCAACAGCATACCTCCTTTCAGCAGAGCTCTACTATAAAACTGGAAATTTCGAAGAAAGCATTTCTAACATTAACCGTGCTTTATATTATGCTCCTCAAAATGTTCAAAACTATATTCTTGCCGGCAATATTTATAGACAATCAGGAAAATATCAAGAAGCAGCAGATGCTTATAACAAGGCACTTGAAATAGATCCAGGAATAGCAGAAACATATTATGAATTTTCTTTGCTGAGATTCCAGGAATTAAAAATCATGGATGCACAGAGATTATTGAATCTATCAGAGAGTTTCAATCCGAAAGCATGGCAGAATAATATTTTAAAAGCTCGACTGGCACAGCATCAATCGAAAAGTAATCTAGCACAGCAGATTTTCTTAGAAACGATTGCCCAGTTTCCCCAAGAAGTTGGAATCTTACATGCACTTGCTGATTACTATATTGACGAAAAAAATTATGCCAAAGCTGTTGCTGTTTTGAAGGAAGCAAATACACGCTTTGGAAAGAGTGTTAAACGAGATATTCAAATTGCAGATTTATTATTTATTAAACAAAAATTTTCGGAAGCTTTAACATATTACCAAAATATCAAAAACGTTTTTAGTAACGTTGCATATCCAATTGCTGCATCTGTTAACTGGAATTTGTATAAGCTGTATCTGATACAAAATGATTCAAATAATGCAGAAATCAGTTTAAAAACAGCATTTGAGCTTTCGCCAGGAAATCAAATGTATCATTCGATATATGCCTTTTTCCTAGCAAAAAAATACCCTCCTAGTCATGAAAACAGAATTTCTCTAACAAAATACTTCGAGCAGACTGCAAAAAAAAATAAGAAAAAGGGATTAAGCAGCTATTATTTGACATTGCTAAAAACCATTATTCTGCTTGATCCGTTCAATGATCAGGCTTATCATGAACTTTTAGAATTTGCCAAGATAAAAAAAAATGAATTCCAAGTGACAGATATTTTAAAACAAATAGCAAAATATTCTACAAACAAAAAAGCGATTACTACGCTTGAAATACGGGATCGATGGGCAAAAACAGGTCGTCTTAATCAGAAAGAACATAAATTATATCAATATAAAATATTATTTTTTATTGACGAAAATCAAGAATATTATGCACAACACTTCTCTGATATACTAGAATTTCTAAACCCTATGTTCCCAAAATTTGAGTTGCAAACTAAAATAAATAAAAATTTTGCTTTAGAAAGCCGCTCATTTTTCAGAACTAATACTAATAATGGCTTAATTATTCACTTATCAAACGATAAGGATAACCATATTAAAGCATTATTTTTTGATAAAAAAGGGTTGTTAGTTAAGAATAGAGAATTTAATTATCATTCGTCGTCATTCACTGAGAACGCACTTCAACTCTTAAAAGCCGTTTCACAATATTTAGTACCTATTGCTTATATCGAAAAAAGATTACCCGATTCGTCCTTCGAAACAGATCTAGGCAGCAGTTACGGTATAACAAATAATCAATTATTATCCGTTTTTGATGAAAATTTTCAGTTAATTACCGAATTGACAGTCTTAGAAACACAACTTTATTCATCCAAAGCTCGGTTAAACAGCACCCCAGCTAATTTGGATTCTGCTGAGATATTGTATACAACTCCCAAGTATTTGGACAAAGAATTTTACATAGATCCCGTACGGTTGTTCATTGGAGAATACAACGATACTTTCCCCCTCAATCCCACACCAAAATACAATTAA
- a CDS encoding ATP-dependent DNA helicase: protein MNREAGEFIRQSVRDEIAHIIQQYDDAEVFFVGWVDRYGIVSEIEAVAFGNDESVPAPLAEGLRGDLVIHNHPSGDLRASNPDIHIASLLAMRKLGFYIVDNSCEQLNIVYKPKPRIFLEENQVLKLFQKEGLLAQTIGSYEERFEQEQLVRKIVSAINDDQILLAEAGTGTGKSLSYLIPITLWAVQADKRVLITTHTINLQNQIAKKDVELVAPIVEKVTGIRPRFAVLVGRNNYICPKMVDELVHDTDKSRLLFDNQEAISLHLEMIMIWLEKTTDGLRSSLPEPIPHSLWDEISASTPNCPRKECPFYSSCFYYKARMAAEASHIIIGNHALLLSAIDEEQGFIATLPHFSGLVLDEGHHLEDAALRAMADEFSFGGIAWRLSRLFRRNADRNFGQLSLLRDRSGLDAHPELSELFYNVSERIVDLSSTLKQRELLFRECLKELEFNLVELDLYTLSKPGWKQAITILKDLFDSVRSIEVLLTSLIKKMTELFVEERILEILKVAAIHNDALLEMRRTFEKIFNLEEENTHVKQMELSSNIVRFSVGSADVGDFLAKHIFRVKDFTIATSATLSIEGKFDYFIQGVGLNFVQDRIVESIILPSPFDYKNQMAMLVFEESGISPQKIESEKLNLLREAILAVGGGTLILFTSYKALGFAYEKLAPDFSQAGLFPMSQKEFSREELLQTMHAKDYTVIFATASFWEGIDVPGDHLRFLVIDKLPFDNPSDPLFKAKSKILQAQGKNSFQELSIPRALLRFKQGIGRLIRSKTDKGVLLVLDARVFSKFYGKYFVNAAKPAQTFSLAPKEILQYIAKFFRISFPF from the coding sequence GTGAACAGAGAGGCAGGAGAATTTATTCGGCAGTCTGTGCGTGATGAAATTGCGCATATTATTCAACAATATGATGATGCAGAAGTTTTTTTTGTAGGCTGGGTGGATCGTTATGGAATTGTATCAGAGATCGAGGCAGTAGCATTTGGGAATGATGAATCAGTGCCGGCACCTCTTGCTGAGGGGCTGCGTGGTGATTTGGTTATTCATAATCATCCGTCTGGTGATCTGCGTGCATCTAATCCTGATATTCACATTGCATCTTTGCTGGCTATGCGTAAACTGGGTTTTTATATTGTTGATAACAGTTGTGAACAATTGAATATTGTGTACAAGCCTAAACCACGTATATTTCTTGAAGAAAATCAAGTGCTTAAGTTGTTCCAAAAAGAGGGGCTTTTAGCGCAAACAATAGGGTCTTATGAAGAACGTTTTGAGCAAGAGCAGCTAGTTCGGAAAATTGTCTCTGCGATTAACGATGATCAGATTCTTCTTGCTGAGGCAGGAACAGGGACAGGAAAATCGCTGTCTTATTTAATTCCTATCACTTTATGGGCTGTCCAAGCTGATAAACGTGTCCTTATTACGACACATACAATTAATTTGCAAAATCAAATTGCTAAAAAAGATGTCGAACTTGTTGCTCCTATTGTAGAAAAAGTAACAGGAATCAGGCCACGTTTTGCTGTGCTTGTGGGCCGAAATAATTACATTTGTCCTAAAATGGTTGATGAATTGGTTCATGATACAGATAAATCACGTTTACTTTTCGACAATCAGGAGGCGATTTCTTTGCATCTTGAGATGATTATGATATGGCTTGAAAAAACAACAGATGGCTTAAGATCATCGCTTCCCGAGCCTATTCCTCACAGCCTTTGGGATGAAATTTCTGCTTCAACTCCTAATTGTCCCAGAAAAGAATGTCCGTTTTATAGTTCTTGTTTTTACTATAAAGCACGAATGGCAGCTGAGGCATCACATATTATTATCGGGAACCATGCTTTGTTGCTGTCTGCGATCGATGAAGAACAAGGTTTTATTGCAACTCTTCCTCATTTTTCGGGACTTGTGCTGGATGAGGGTCATCATCTTGAAGATGCAGCCCTTCGAGCTATGGCGGATGAATTTTCTTTCGGTGGGATTGCATGGCGTTTGTCGCGTTTGTTCCGACGCAATGCTGATAGAAATTTTGGTCAGCTTAGTTTACTCCGCGACCGTTCGGGCTTGGATGCTCATCCAGAATTGAGCGAACTTTTTTATAATGTGTCAGAGCGGATTGTAGACTTATCATCGACACTCAAGCAACGGGAGCTTTTATTCCGAGAGTGTTTGAAAGAATTAGAGTTTAATTTGGTTGAGCTTGATCTTTACACTCTCAGTAAACCTGGTTGGAAACAAGCCATAACTATATTAAAGGATCTGTTTGATAGTGTACGTAGTATTGAAGTTTTATTGACAAGTCTTATAAAAAAAATGACAGAACTGTTTGTGGAAGAAAGAATTCTCGAAATTTTGAAAGTAGCTGCCATTCATAATGATGCCTTGCTGGAAATGAGACGTACTTTTGAAAAAATTTTCAATCTTGAAGAAGAAAATACACATGTTAAGCAAATGGAATTGTCTTCAAATATTGTTCGTTTTTCTGTAGGGTCTGCGGATGTTGGCGATTTTCTAGCGAAACATATTTTCAGAGTTAAAGATTTTACAATTGCTACGTCAGCTACGTTGTCTATTGAAGGTAAGTTTGATTATTTTATTCAAGGTGTGGGTTTGAATTTTGTGCAGGACCGCATTGTTGAATCAATTATTTTGCCTAGCCCTTTTGACTATAAAAATCAAATGGCTATGCTTGTATTTGAAGAGAGCGGTATCTCTCCGCAAAAAATAGAATCAGAAAAACTGAATTTGCTTCGAGAAGCAATACTTGCTGTAGGAGGAGGTACTTTGATTTTGTTTACGTCTTACAAAGCGTTAGGTTTTGCTTACGAAAAATTAGCTCCTGATTTTTCCCAAGCTGGGCTTTTCCCGATGAGCCAAAAAGAATTTTCCCGGGAAGAACTACTTCAAACTATGCATGCAAAGGATTATACTGTGATTTTTGCAACTGCAAGCTTTTGGGAAGGCATAGATGTGCCAGGAGATCATCTTCGCTTTTTGGTCATTGACAAATTACCTTTCGATAATCCGAGTGATCCTCTGTTCAAGGCGAAATCAAAAATTCTTCAAGCTCAAGGTAAAAATTCGTTTCAGGAATTGTCAATTCCGCGGGCACTTTTGCGTTTCAAGCAAGGGATCGGTCGACTGATTCGTTCGAAGACAGATAAAGGTGTGCTTTTAGTG